A genomic window from Purpureocillium takamizusanense chromosome 2, complete sequence includes:
- a CDS encoding uncharacterized protein (COG:S~EggNog:ENOG503Q3CQ~TransMembrane:2 (i272-293o299-318i)) yields the protein MPHKTMLEGGPSVASAALDKAELTNSHPRHGTYPSISSIPLTSRERLEQATEDTTPGVDDESPDTVLYLAYGSNLSAETFLGMRKIRPLSQVNVSVPILQLTLDLPGVPYREPCFANVGFRKLPEKPTIPNPTKPKPPPLDPSDPGYEWDGHLMGVVYEVTKKDWRTIMRTEGAGSSYKEIVVPCISIKPNVAAPEKPRFPSLPRPFFARTLYASYVPDDGNDDPRKCTWWHRLTHGRQRPNPGYAQASARYLKLLKDGAREHGLPESIGQILFLGAWAPLLIIFLTMTGLMADETGKLPRWLAGGVTAMFNLMWMSYDSVYSKVFGDGERTEPDGAATSASDAEKTSLLANGNGK from the exons ATGCCGCATAAGACAATGTTGGAGGGCGGCCCCTCGGTGGCTTCGGCTGCCTTGGATAAGGCTGAGCTCACCAACTCGCACCCGCGACACGGCACAtatccatccatctcgtCGATACCACTCACATCACGCGAACGTCTTGAACAGGCCACAGAAGATACGACACCGGGGGTAGATGATGAATCACCAGACACTGTTCTGTACCTTGCGTACGGCTCCAACCTGTCGGCCGAGACGTTTCTGGGCATGCGCAAGATCCGCCCGCTTTCGCAAGTCAATGTCTCAGTGCCCATCTTGCAACTCACGCTCGACCTACCCGGCGTGCCGTATCGGGAGCCGTGCTTCGCCAACGTCGGCTTCAGGAAGCTTCCGGAAAAGCCAACGATCCCCAACCCGACCAAGCCGAAGCCCCCGCCGCTGGATCCCTCCGATCCAGGATACGAGTGGGACGGCCACCTGATGGGCGTCGTCTACGAGGTCACCAAGAAGGACTGGCGTACAATCATGCGCACCGAAGGCGCCGGCTCGAGCTACAAGGAAATCGTTGTGCCTTGCATATCCATCAAGCCCAATGTCGCGGCGCCCGAGAAGCCAAGGTTCCCCAGTCTTCCCAGGCCCTTCTTCGCGCGGACGCTCTACGCGTCCTAtgtgcccgacgacggcaacgacgacccCCGAAAGTGTACATGGTGGCACCGCTTGACGCATGGCCGTCAGCGTCCGAATCCGGGGTACGCCCAAGCCAGCGCACGCTACTTgaagctgctcaaggacggcgcAAGGGAGCACGGATTGCCGGAG AGTATCGGACAAATCCTGTTTCTGGGCGCGTGGGCACCGCtgctcatcatcttcttGACCATGACAGGCCTGATGGcggacgagacgggcaagcTTCCTAgatggctggccggcggcgtgacGGCCATGTTCAACCTCATGTGGATGAGCTACGATTCGGTGTATAGCAAGGTATTCGGCGATGGGGAGAGAACCGAGCCCGACGGGGCAGCGACGAGTGCGTCGGACGCAGAGAAGacgtcgctgctggccaacGGCAACGGGAAGTAG
- a CDS encoding uncharacterized protein (EggNog:ENOG503PVPB) — protein sequence MPTKLRSASRKSSRGRQRQPTQIGELETTPTSHHHESPRPVSSYAAGSDTQLLEDIADLMTDIDPHILHPTEAKDISASAPVGGGVGSTFAWSDTGSVARRSSPLRPGETPGAPWRFDDESVPPLSSTKSTGTNLPDTAPLHGIFSPDQQIEGAAPSTKNVDFSETATTAHRSSPYFTGDNVEKVFDFFEHGSSH from the coding sequence ATGCCCACCAAATTACGATCCGCCAGCCGAAAATCGAGCCGTGGTCGGCAGAGGCAGCCCACCCAAatcggcgagctggagaCGACCCCGACTAGCCATCACCACGAGTCTCCAAGACCAGTCTCCAGCTACGCTGCTGGCTCTGATACTCAGCTTCTTGAGGACATTGCCGACTTGATGACCGACATCGACCCCCACATCCTTCACCCGACTGAAGCCAAAGACATCTCTGCCAGCGCTCcagtcggtggcggcgtagGCAGCACTTTCGCTTGGTCGGACACGGGGTCCGTTGCCAGAAGAAGCTCTCCACTCCGCCCGGGTGAGACTCCCGGTGCACCTTGGCGATTCGACGACGAATCTGTGCCCCCCCTGTCCAGCACAAAGTCCACTGGAACCAACTTACCGGATACCGCGCCGTTGCATGGGATCTTTTCGCCGGACCAGCAGATTGAAGGAGCTGCTCCCTCCACGAAGAACGTTGACTTTTCCGAGACTGCGACCACGGCACACCGAAGCTCGCCTTATTTTACCGGCGACAACGTTGAGAAGGTATTCGACTTCTTTGAACATGGCAGCAGTCACTAG